The Dreissena polymorpha isolate Duluth1 chromosome 10, UMN_Dpol_1.0, whole genome shotgun sequence genome includes a region encoding these proteins:
- the LOC127848409 gene encoding lysosome-associated membrane glycoprotein 2-like isoform X1, which produces MDLRNSMWWTLTIVLCELSALKCDNVVPRAPSTNNYTVTNGNVTCVVMTAGIRLTIPYVTATKNDTVNITIPQNGTTYSGMCSKPDGTNQLNINFLDNWNLTFIFANSSTVDNSYEWQIAILSYIIDSYYFPNATNSGKHNLTLTFPNGTNAAQYNGSYRCDRTQDVPLSNSVTMTMVNLKYRAFGSDNQTDISSSNVSTCLGSHGISPETDLALALAAGIALGSCIVLTVVVYVIASRARGHKNLK; this is translated from the exons ATGGACCTACGGAACTCCATGTGGTGGACTTTAACCATAGTTCTCTGTGAACTCTCAGCCTTAAAAT GTGACAATGTAGTCCCACGGGCACCGTCCACAAACAACTACACGGTAACCAATGGCAACGTGACGTGTGTTGTCATGACGGCGGGTATACGGCTCACCATTCCGTATGTTACAGCTACTAAG AATGACACAGTAAACATAACAATTCCACAGAACGGCACAACATATAGTGGAATGTGTTCCAAACCCGACGGCACGAACCAACTCAACATAAACTTTCTAGACAACTGGAACTTGACATTCATCTTCGCTAACTCATCAACAGTAGATAATTCATACGAATGGCAGATTGCAATTTTGAGTTATATTATTGACAGTTATTATTTCCCGAACGCTACCAATTCAGGAAAGCACAATTTGACGTTAACTTTCCCGAACGGAACGAATGCTGCGCAATACAACGGTTCCTACCGCTGCGACCGCACGCAAGACGTCCCGCTGTCGAATAGCGTAACCATGACAATGGTGAACTTGAAATACAGAGCATTTGGATCAGACAATCAGACGGACATTTCCTCATCAA ATGTGAGCACGTGTCTTGGTAGCCATGGCATCAGCCCGGAAACTGACCTCGCCCTGGCCCTCGCAGCGGGGATTGCTCTCGGGTCGTGTATTGTACTCACCGTGGTAGTGTACGTGATAGCGAGCAGGGCCCGGGGGCACAAGAACCTAAAATAA